Proteins from a single region of Paenibacillus sp.:
- a CDS encoding HAMP domain-containing sensor histidine kinase translates to MVDRTRYRLTLVNTAVLLLILLAVNATVYAFAHHAIFSQVDRALRLKADELSAQPNPDFDSFLYDLGQLDRPVFQVIWFGGGRVSPPALTAMFPGETMKFYPEPGRTYQTIRVDGASFRAIVVDDFPAAISVNGQPMEYMQLVTSVSAEVDMLRRLRFVLIGCTLAGAVASLAGAWFLAGRALVPISRSWERQQRFVSDASHELRTPITIIQTSAELLLRHPHHTIEQDAKYVSNVMKEARRMKRLLEHLLTIARADSNQLQLEWRRMPLHGAAAELAEHMRALAEAKPVSLRFEAREPVVIEADEDRVVQLMTILLDNAIQYTPPGGCVELSIGKQEHWARIVVSDNGVGIAKEQLPFIFDRFYRADASRSRKDAGAGLGLSIAQWIVESHNGHIRVVSEPGKGTSVTVLLPLQRRGS, encoded by the coding sequence ATGGTTGACCGGACCCGCTATCGGCTGACGCTCGTCAACACCGCCGTGCTGCTGCTCATTTTGCTCGCCGTGAACGCCACGGTGTACGCCTTCGCGCATCACGCCATCTTCTCGCAGGTCGATCGCGCGCTGCGGCTGAAAGCCGACGAGCTCTCGGCGCAGCCGAACCCCGATTTCGACTCGTTCTTATACGATTTGGGGCAGCTGGACCGGCCGGTATTCCAAGTCATTTGGTTCGGGGGAGGGCGGGTGAGCCCGCCGGCGCTTACGGCGATGTTCCCCGGCGAGACGATGAAGTTTTACCCGGAGCCGGGACGGACGTACCAAACGATTCGCGTCGACGGCGCGTCGTTCCGCGCGATCGTCGTCGACGATTTCCCGGCGGCGATCAGCGTGAACGGCCAGCCGATGGAATATATGCAGCTCGTGACGAGCGTGTCCGCGGAGGTCGACATGCTTCGCCGGCTCCGCTTCGTGCTGATCGGCTGCACGCTGGCCGGAGCGGTCGCGTCCTTGGCGGGGGCTTGGTTTTTGGCCGGGCGGGCGCTCGTGCCGATCAGCCGGTCGTGGGAGCGGCAGCAGCGGTTCGTCTCCGACGCGTCCCACGAGCTGCGCACGCCGATCACGATTATCCAGACGAGCGCGGAGCTGCTGCTGCGGCACCCGCATCACACGATCGAGCAGGACGCGAAATACGTGTCGAACGTGATGAAAGAAGCGCGCCGCATGAAGCGGCTGCTCGAGCATTTGCTGACGATCGCCCGCGCCGACTCGAACCAGCTGCAGCTGGAATGGCGGCGCATGCCGCTGCACGGGGCGGCGGCTGAGCTCGCGGAGCACATGAGGGCGCTGGCGGAAGCGAAGCCGGTCTCCCTCCGGTTCGAAGCCCGGGAGCCGGTCGTCATCGAGGCGGACGAGGACCGCGTCGTGCAGCTGATGACGATTCTGCTGGACAACGCCATCCAATACACCCCGCCGGGAGGCTGCGTGGAGCTGTCGATCGGGAAGCAGGAGCACTGGGCGCGCATCGTCGTCTCCGACAACGGCGTCGGCATCGCGAAGGAGCAGCTGCCGTTCATTTTCGACCGGTTTTACCGGGCGGACGCGAGCCGCAGCCGGAAGGACGCGGGCGCGGGGCTGGGCCTGTCGATCGCTCAATGGATCGTCGAAAGCCATAACGGGCATATTCGCGTGGTCAGCGAGCCGGGGAAGGGCACGAGCGTGACCGTGCTGCTGCCGCTGCAGCGGCGGGGTTCGTAA
- a CDS encoding response regulator transcription factor: MRLLIVEDDRGLADTLAAFMREEHFEVDTADNGADGLFMAGQDIYDVIILDVMLPELDGRQLLQRLRAKRLDTPVLYLTAKDALRDKIEGFNLGADDYVTKPFALEELLARVRALLKRKYPADRGELKYKRLTASPMRKEGYVDGHPLSLKGKEYVLFEYLLLHRERILTREQMFDRVWGYDSESAPNVVEVYVSHLRKKLAAYDYDAVIHTVRGVGYKLWDPSDG, encoded by the coding sequence ATGCGGCTGTTGATCGTCGAGGACGACCGGGGTCTCGCGGACACGCTCGCCGCTTTCATGCGGGAAGAGCATTTCGAGGTAGATACGGCGGACAACGGGGCGGACGGATTGTTTATGGCCGGCCAGGATATTTACGACGTCATCATTTTGGACGTGATGCTTCCGGAGCTGGACGGCCGGCAGCTGCTGCAACGGCTTCGCGCGAAGCGGCTGGATACGCCCGTTCTGTATTTGACGGCGAAGGACGCGCTGCGGGACAAAATCGAAGGATTCAACCTGGGAGCCGACGATTACGTCACGAAGCCGTTCGCGCTCGAAGAGCTGCTCGCCCGCGTGCGGGCGCTCCTGAAACGGAAATACCCGGCCGATCGGGGGGAGCTGAAGTACAAACGTCTGACCGCGAGCCCGATGCGGAAGGAAGGCTACGTCGACGGGCATCCGCTGTCGCTCAAGGGGAAAGAGTACGTGCTGTTCGAATATTTGCTGCTGCATCGGGAGCGCATTTTGACCCGGGAGCAAATGTTCGACCGCGTGTGGGGCTACGATTCGGAGTCGGCTCCCAACGTGGTGGAAGTATATGTCTCTCATTTGCGGAAAAAGCTCGCGGCTTACGATTACGATGCGGTGATCCATACCGTGCGCGGCGTAGGCTACAAGCTGTGGGACCCGTCGGATGGTTGA
- a CDS encoding histidine phosphatase family protein, which translates to MLMEIGLMRHYRVKLAPPSKRFVPADEAMRWYADYDEAPIELGEADLGGAAWERCVASDLPRAYGTAEAIFSGAVERREELREVPLPIPRSRIKLPHAWWAVYARLSQRLDAGARADIRLAEERIRALFDELLAGPERRILIVSHGALMMLMRAELVRRGFRGPAIGYPRHGKLYRFER; encoded by the coding sequence ATGTTAATGGAGATCGGATTGATGCGGCATTATCGGGTGAAGCTCGCGCCGCCGTCGAAGCGCTTCGTGCCGGCCGACGAGGCGATGCGATGGTACGCCGATTACGACGAGGCGCCGATCGAACTCGGCGAGGCGGACCTCGGCGGCGCCGCGTGGGAGCGCTGCGTCGCCAGCGACTTGCCGAGGGCGTACGGGACGGCGGAGGCGATCTTCTCCGGCGCCGTCGAGCGGCGGGAGGAGCTGCGCGAAGTTCCGCTGCCGATTCCCCGGAGCCGGATCAAACTGCCGCACGCGTGGTGGGCCGTCTACGCGAGGCTGTCGCAGCGGCTCGACGCCGGCGCGCGGGCGGATATACGGCTCGCGGAGGAGCGCATCCGGGCGCTGTTCGACGAGCTGCTCGCCGGGCCGGAACGCCGCATCCTCATCGTCAGCCACGGCGCCCTGATGATGCTGATGCGGGCCGAGCTCGTCCGGAGAGGCTTCCGTGGGCCCGCAATCGGGTATCCGCGGCACGGGAAGCTGTACCGGTTCGAGCGATAG
- a CDS encoding Lrp/AsnC family transcriptional regulator has translation MDKIDISLLKLLQEDARMTVSELSKQLSLSRPSVAERLHRLQEKGIIEGFSARVSPAAIGRNTQLIIQISDLKIPAQQWEKMIVEEKDVLECHRVTGHIGYVIKAAVNGMDGLRELVDRLMNYSNYVNTSVILTSPVSYRPIVPTEEE, from the coding sequence ATGGACAAAATCGATATTTCGCTACTGAAACTGCTGCAGGAAGACGCCCGCATGACGGTGAGCGAGCTGTCCAAACAGCTGTCGCTGAGCAGGCCGAGCGTCGCCGAACGGCTGCACCGTCTTCAGGAAAAAGGAATTATCGAAGGGTTCTCGGCGCGCGTATCGCCCGCGGCGATCGGGCGGAATACGCAGCTCATCATCCAAATCAGCGATTTGAAAATTCCCGCGCAGCAGTGGGAGAAAATGATCGTGGAGGAGAAGGACGTGCTGGAATGCCACCGGGTCACGGGACACATCGGGTACGTCATCAAGGCGGCCGTGAACGGAATGGACGGTCTCCGCGAGCTTGTGGATCGTCTGATGAACTACAGTAATTACGTGAACACGTCCGTGATTTTGACTTCCCCGGTGTCCTATCGTCCGATCGTTCCGACCGAAGAAGAATAG
- a CDS encoding YitT family protein: MHEQRGVMNRPLWIAAGCLLISLGLIVLKHSEVVTGGTAGLTLSLSYMFDVPFALLFFVINIPFYFISVIQMGWNFTLSTIVSVVLVTLMTAVDRWLPDFVLNMYLGTFVGSVLCGIGLTTLFVNRASLGGVNIMALYLQKRFGTNPGTVNFAFDTLIVMLGFYSVGALQGALSIASVFIVSSIIGFAKKKISVGNRFAPSPPRRTVAG; the protein is encoded by the coding sequence ATGCATGAACAACGGGGCGTCATGAATCGTCCGTTATGGATCGCTGCGGGTTGTTTGTTGATCAGTTTAGGACTTATCGTGCTCAAGCATTCGGAGGTCGTCACGGGCGGAACGGCGGGGTTGACGCTGTCGCTCTCTTATATGTTCGACGTTCCGTTCGCTTTGCTGTTTTTCGTCATTAACATTCCGTTTTATTTCATCTCGGTCATTCAGATGGGATGGAACTTCACGCTGTCCACGATCGTTTCCGTCGTGTTGGTGACGCTGATGACCGCGGTCGACCGCTGGCTGCCGGATTTCGTTCTGAATATGTATCTCGGTACGTTCGTCGGCAGCGTCCTTTGCGGCATCGGCTTGACGACGCTGTTCGTCAACCGCGCTTCCTTAGGCGGGGTCAACATTATGGCCTTGTATCTGCAAAAGCGGTTCGGAACGAATCCGGGAACTGTCAACTTCGCGTTCGATACGCTCATCGTCATGCTCGGCTTCTATTCCGTCGGAGCGCTGCAAGGGGCGCTGTCGATCGCGTCGGTATTCATCGTTTCGAGCATCATCGGGTTCGCCAAGAAGAAAATATCGGTCGGCAACCGGTTTGCGCCGAGTCCGCCGAGACGGACCGTCGCCGGGTAA
- a CDS encoding threonine aldolase family protein yields MSESAAKLREAFKQSAYRLAGHSERTVQVLKEAFRDVDGELESDMYGSGEAIERFEAKMAAFLGKEAAVFFPSGTMAQQIALRIWCDRKGLKRVAYHPLSHLEIHEEDGLKKLHGIEAVLLSDRDRVLGAADVLDMREEVSSILLELPQREIGGQLPSYEELETISSHCKERGIKLHLDGARLLESLPYYGRTAEEACRLFDSVYLSVYKGIGGIAGAVLAGDASFGAEAKVWKRRHGGDLISLYPYVLSADYYFERRKDSMGRYYEGAVRLAERFNRCPGMSTRPETPVTNMFHVHLSMPKEAAESWLTDVIRGTGVGVTHYVRAAGENRSYFELAVGDRYGAIPTAALDRLFERLGEGKRA; encoded by the coding sequence ATGAGCGAATCCGCAGCGAAGCTGAGAGAAGCCTTCAAGCAAAGCGCATATCGATTGGCCGGCCACTCCGAACGAACCGTTCAGGTGCTGAAGGAAGCGTTCCGCGACGTCGACGGCGAGCTGGAGAGCGACATGTACGGCTCCGGGGAGGCGATCGAGCGATTCGAAGCGAAGATGGCCGCGTTCCTCGGCAAAGAGGCGGCCGTCTTCTTCCCGAGCGGCACGATGGCGCAGCAGATCGCTTTGCGCATCTGGTGCGACCGCAAGGGACTGAAGCGCGTCGCGTACCATCCGCTTAGTCATCTCGAAATCCACGAAGAAGACGGGCTGAAAAAGCTGCACGGCATCGAAGCCGTGCTGCTCTCGGACCGGGATCGCGTCTTGGGCGCCGCCGACGTGCTCGACATGAGGGAAGAGGTGTCTTCCATTCTGCTCGAACTGCCCCAGCGCGAAATCGGAGGACAGCTGCCCTCGTACGAGGAGCTCGAGACGATCTCCTCGCATTGCAAGGAGCGCGGGATCAAGCTGCATCTGGACGGCGCCCGGCTGCTGGAGTCGCTGCCGTACTACGGCAGAACGGCCGAGGAAGCGTGCCGCCTGTTCGACAGCGTGTATTTGTCCGTCTACAAGGGCATCGGCGGCATCGCGGGCGCCGTGCTCGCGGGGGACGCCTCGTTCGGGGCGGAGGCGAAGGTGTGGAAGCGGCGGCACGGCGGCGATCTGATCAGCCTTTATCCATACGTCTTAAGCGCAGATTATTATTTCGAACGGCGGAAGGATTCGATGGGGCGGTATTACGAAGGAGCGGTGCGGCTGGCCGAACGGTTCAACCGATGTCCCGGCATGTCCACGCGTCCGGAGACGCCGGTCACGAACATGTTCCATGTGCATCTGTCGATGCCGAAGGAGGCGGCCGAGTCGTGGCTTACGGACGTCATTCGGGGCACGGGCGTCGGAGTGACGCATTATGTCAGGGCAGCCGGCGAGAACCGCAGCTACTTCGAGCTCGCCGTCGGCGACCGGTACGGCGCGATCCCGACAGCGGCGCTGGACCGTCTGTTCGAGCGCCTCGGCGAGGGCAAGCGCGCATAA
- a CDS encoding TetR/AcrR family transcriptional regulator — MSPKEDAGERKRQILAAAAALFAEFGYYKTTTADVARAVGVTQPYIFHFFKSKEELYLAVLKQANERILHAFEAADAPPELLPETMGRAFTDLLVDYRNEILLVMTAFTIPEPAIREYTRKEFDAVYDRIKERFEAAGLPNSEFLASNFIGQGLILTMSEALDLPRICAWNDKHPRANS, encoded by the coding sequence ATGAGTCCTAAAGAAGACGCCGGCGAGCGCAAACGGCAAATTCTCGCGGCGGCCGCGGCGTTATTCGCGGAATTCGGCTACTACAAGACGACGACCGCGGACGTGGCCCGCGCCGTCGGCGTCACGCAGCCGTACATTTTCCACTTTTTCAAATCGAAGGAGGAGCTGTACTTGGCCGTCCTGAAGCAGGCGAACGAGCGCATTCTGCATGCGTTCGAGGCGGCGGACGCCCCTCCGGAGCTGCTCCCGGAGACGATGGGACGCGCGTTCACGGATCTGCTCGTCGATTACCGCAACGAAATTTTGCTCGTCATGACGGCGTTCACGATCCCGGAGCCGGCGATCCGCGAGTATACGCGGAAGGAATTCGACGCCGTGTACGATCGCATCAAGGAGCGTTTCGAAGCGGCCGGGTTGCCGAACTCGGAATTTCTCGCCAGCAACTTCATCGGCCAAGGGCTGATTTTGACGATGTCCGAAGCGCTTGATCTGCCGCGCATTTGCGCCTGGAACGATAAACATCCCCGCGCGAACTCGTAG
- a CDS encoding MFS transporter: MFTPARIRLLSVTCIALFMAMLDNLVLGVALPSIQRSFSADVSDLEWFMNAYTLAFSVLLIPFSVLGERFGRKRVFLAGVAMFTAGSALAGLSGSSMELILARALQGVGGAAIVPLSLTLVNAAFPANLRAAALGIWSGISGLGLSIGPLVGGLIVEGAPWQLIFWVNVPVGALALVFGSLWLPESRGERKPIDPLGIALIGSGLFCLVYGLEHGNADGWTSVKVVGLLTGGALLLTLFYFWERSRKEPFVRFELFRSGSYAAYIFTGFWMNAGIFGSIFLLTLFLQQAQGYSALEAGVRTMAWTGCTMAAAPLAGLAISKFGTKTVLGAGLLLQTIALAGFGLLIAANGVDFPFLVQAPLMMLAGTGMGLSFTPLAHGVLSSVPEASAAEASGISNAVRELGGVFGIAIGATIFQSGSAIQSPADFGSHVVPALYASSAMIAAAWIALAAFARSGAARRNAEAEGAAKPVGSAG, encoded by the coding sequence ATGTTTACCCCTGCTCGCATTCGTTTGTTGTCCGTCACCTGCATCGCCTTGTTTATGGCTATGCTCGACAATTTGGTGCTGGGCGTCGCCCTGCCGTCGATCCAACGTTCCTTCTCCGCCGACGTCTCCGATCTGGAATGGTTCATGAACGCGTACACGCTCGCTTTCTCCGTGCTGCTCATTCCGTTCAGCGTGCTCGGCGAACGGTTCGGCCGCAAGCGCGTCTTCCTCGCCGGCGTCGCGATGTTCACGGCCGGCTCCGCTCTCGCGGGGCTTAGCGGCAGCTCGATGGAGCTCATTCTCGCCAGAGCGCTTCAGGGCGTCGGCGGCGCGGCCATCGTCCCGCTCAGCCTGACGCTCGTGAACGCGGCGTTCCCCGCGAACCTGCGGGCCGCGGCGCTCGGCATCTGGTCCGGCATTTCGGGACTCGGCCTGTCGATCGGACCGCTCGTCGGCGGCCTGATCGTCGAAGGCGCTCCGTGGCAGCTCATCTTCTGGGTGAACGTGCCCGTCGGCGCGCTGGCACTCGTGTTCGGCTCGCTGTGGCTTCCGGAATCGCGCGGCGAGCGCAAGCCGATCGATCCGCTGGGCATCGCGCTCATCGGCTCCGGTCTGTTCTGCCTCGTCTACGGTCTCGAGCACGGCAACGCGGACGGCTGGACTTCCGTGAAGGTCGTCGGCCTGCTGACCGGCGGCGCCCTGCTGCTGACGCTCTTCTACTTCTGGGAACGTTCGCGGAAGGAGCCGTTCGTCCGCTTCGAGCTGTTCCGCAGCGGCTCCTACGCCGCGTACATCTTCACCGGCTTTTGGATGAACGCGGGCATCTTCGGCTCCATTTTCCTGCTCACGCTGTTCCTGCAGCAGGCGCAAGGATATTCCGCGCTGGAAGCGGGCGTCCGGACGATGGCGTGGACCGGCTGCACGATGGCGGCGGCGCCTCTCGCCGGGCTCGCGATTTCGAAATTCGGCACGAAGACGGTGCTCGGCGCGGGACTGCTGCTCCAAACGATCGCGCTGGCGGGCTTCGGGCTGCTCATCGCGGCGAACGGCGTCGACTTCCCGTTCTTGGTTCAAGCGCCGCTCATGATGCTCGCCGGCACGGGCATGGGGCTCAGCTTCACCCCGCTCGCCCACGGCGTGCTGTCCTCGGTGCCGGAAGCGTCCGCGGCGGAAGCGAGCGGCATCAGCAACGCGGTCCGCGAGCTCGGCGGCGTGTTCGGCATCGCGATCGGCGCGACGATCTTCCAGTCGGGTTCCGCGATTCAGTCGCCGGCCGACTTCGGCAGTCACGTCGTGCCCGCGCTGTACGCCAGCTCCGCCATGATCGCGGCCGCGTGGATCGCGCTGGCGGCGTTCGCCCGAAGCGGCGCGGCGCGGCGGAACGCCGAAGCCGAAGGCGCGGCGAAGCCGGTCGGCAGCGCCGGCTGA
- the udk gene encoding uridine kinase, protein MLIIGIAGGTGSGKTTVARSVIDRLGTDKVTFISQDNYYKDHSHLEFSERETINYDHPFAFDNDLLVEHLLALQSGRTAYAPVYDFTKHARFPDRTVELAPNNIVIIEGLHVLSDEKVRQLLDIKVFVDTDPDVRILRRVLRDIQERGRTIQSIHDQYLNTVKPMHEAFIEPSKKYADIIIPEGGHNEVGIQLLSILTEKYLSGGRFD, encoded by the coding sequence ATGCTCATCATCGGTATCGCCGGCGGCACCGGATCCGGCAAAACGACGGTAGCCCGCTCCGTCATCGACCGTTTGGGAACGGATAAAGTGACCTTTATCTCCCAAGACAACTACTATAAGGATCACTCGCATCTGGAGTTCTCCGAGCGCGAGACGATCAACTACGACCATCCGTTCGCTTTCGATAACGATCTGCTCGTCGAGCATCTGCTCGCTCTGCAGTCAGGCCGCACCGCCTACGCGCCCGTCTACGACTTCACGAAGCACGCCCGCTTCCCGGATCGAACGGTGGAGCTTGCGCCGAACAACATCGTCATCATCGAAGGGCTGCACGTGCTGTCCGACGAGAAGGTGCGCCAGCTGCTGGATATCAAAGTGTTCGTCGACACCGACCCCGACGTGCGCATTCTGCGCCGCGTGCTGCGGGACATCCAGGAACGCGGACGGACGATCCAGTCCATCCACGACCAGTATTTGAACACGGTCAAGCCGATGCACGAAGCGTTCATCGAGCCGTCCAAAAAATACGCCGACATCATTATCCCCGAAGGCGGGCACAACGAAGTCGGCATTCAGCTGCTGTCTATTTTGACGGAAAAATATTTGTCCGGCGGGCGCTTCGACTGA
- a CDS encoding Gfo/Idh/MocA family oxidoreductase has protein sequence MEQRYRIVVAGCGAMSNAWIEYAKGRDDADIVGLVDIREESALAAAERHQLRVPAFTDLERAIAETDANLVFDVTVPSSHKRVVSTALQAGCHVFGEKPMAESMDDARELLALTRTTGRRYAVMQNRRYHPHIRAVRDAAAAGAIGSVGSLHADFFLGPHFGGFRELMDSPLILDMAIHTFDQARFMSGADPVSVYCHEYNPPGSWYRGNASAICIFEMSDGSVFSYRGSWCAEGFSTSWEADWRMTGSRGTIRWDGREAPRSQVVEEAQPGLFLQPAVERELPILWDGREGHAGCLDEMFASLQENRPAETDASDNIKSMAMVFGAIESARRGEKVMLRI, from the coding sequence ATGGAACAAAGGTATCGAATCGTCGTCGCAGGGTGCGGCGCCATGTCGAACGCGTGGATCGAGTACGCGAAGGGGCGGGACGACGCCGACATCGTCGGCCTCGTCGACATCCGGGAGGAGTCGGCGCTCGCGGCCGCGGAACGCCATCAATTGCGCGTCCCCGCATTTACCGATTTGGAACGGGCGATCGCGGAGACGGACGCGAATCTCGTCTTCGACGTCACCGTGCCGTCCAGCCATAAGCGGGTCGTGTCGACGGCGCTTCAAGCCGGCTGCCACGTCTTCGGCGAGAAGCCGATGGCGGAGTCGATGGACGATGCGCGGGAGCTGCTCGCCCTGACGCGGACGACGGGCCGGCGGTACGCCGTTATGCAAAACCGCCGGTACCACCCGCACATTCGCGCCGTCCGCGACGCCGCGGCCGCCGGGGCGATCGGCTCCGTTGGCTCGCTGCACGCCGACTTTTTCCTCGGGCCGCATTTCGGCGGCTTCCGCGAGCTGATGGACAGCCCGCTCATATTGGATATGGCGATCCATACGTTCGATCAGGCCCGCTTCATGAGCGGAGCCGATCCCGTGTCCGTATACTGCCACGAATACAATCCCCCGGGGTCTTGGTACCGGGGCAATGCGTCCGCGATCTGCATCTTCGAAATGAGCGACGGTTCGGTGTTCAGCTACCGTGGCTCGTGGTGCGCGGAAGGATTCTCGACGTCGTGGGAGGCGGATTGGCGCATGACGGGAAGCCGCGGGACGATCCGTTGGGACGGCCGCGAGGCGCCGCGAAGCCAGGTCGTGGAAGAGGCGCAGCCGGGGCTGTTCCTGCAGCCGGCCGTGGAGCGGGAGCTTCCGATCCTTTGGGACGGGCGCGAAGGTCACGCCGGCTGTCTCGACGAAATGTTCGCCTCCCTGCAGGAGAACCGGCCCGCCGAGACGGACGCGTCCGACAACATTAAGAGCATGGCGATGGTGTTCGGGGCGATCGAGAGCGCCCGGCGCGGCGAGAAAGTCATGCTTCGGATATAG
- a CDS encoding HD-GYP domain-containing protein encodes MEGVSRLRRLTSTKAGKLMAIGHASTYFALLILSLRHYWIYPANHYETLAAILGIGFLPSLAHKLLPDRFAPYVLVGNALLIVSLVFVLMREWALAGVFVLIPVFSLLFQGRGIYIFASAASLVLNVVLSILFLFDESEPAQQTVILLDVLTVFLILVFIIYFVVKELRWRYMAEARHLQTILTLSQSVEAKDAYTQGHSERVAHIASLLSERIPGLNPQTVYNCGLIHDVGKLSIPDSILLKKGRLSDEEYRLMKEHTTNGAKLCSNLNIPQEIVVGVLHHHERWDGRGYPLGQRAEQIPLIGRVLGVADAIDAMCSNRAYRNALDMADVIEEIRNNAGTQFDPDIVRIALERWTDIEQYYNANRTSVQAAI; translated from the coding sequence ATGGAAGGTGTTTCGCGCTTACGCCGGCTAACGTCCACGAAGGCCGGCAAATTGATGGCGATCGGACATGCGTCAACGTATTTCGCGCTGCTTATCTTATCCCTGCGGCATTATTGGATTTACCCCGCGAACCATTACGAGACGCTGGCGGCTATCCTGGGGATCGGGTTTTTGCCCTCGCTCGCGCATAAGCTCCTGCCCGACAGATTCGCGCCGTACGTGCTAGTCGGGAATGCGCTGCTCATCGTCTCGCTCGTGTTCGTCCTCATGCGGGAGTGGGCGCTCGCGGGCGTGTTCGTGCTCATCCCCGTGTTTTCGCTGCTGTTCCAAGGGCGAGGCATTTATATTTTCGCGTCGGCGGCGTCGCTCGTGCTCAACGTCGTCTTGTCGATCCTGTTTTTGTTCGACGAGAGCGAGCCGGCGCAGCAGACGGTCATTTTGTTGGACGTCCTGACCGTGTTTCTCATCCTCGTCTTCATCATTTACTTCGTCGTGAAAGAGCTCCGCTGGCGATACATGGCGGAGGCGCGGCACCTTCAGACGATCCTGACGTTGTCGCAAAGCGTGGAGGCGAAAGACGCCTACACCCAAGGGCATTCGGAGCGCGTGGCGCATATCGCCAGCTTGCTCTCCGAACGGATCCCGGGATTGAATCCGCAGACGGTATATAATTGCGGGCTGATTCACGACGTCGGCAAGCTTTCGATTCCGGACAGCATACTCTTGAAGAAGGGACGCCTCTCGGACGAGGAATACCGGCTGATGAAGGAGCATACGACGAACGGCGCCAAGCTGTGCTCCAACCTGAACATCCCGCAGGAAATCGTCGTCGGCGTGCTCCACCACCACGAGCGTTGGGACGGGAGGGGCTACCCGCTCGGCCAGCGGGCGGAGCAAATTCCGCTCATCGGCCGCGTGCTGGGCGTGGCCGACGCGATCGACGCGATGTGCTCGAACCGGGCGTATCGGAACGCGTTGGACATGGCCGATGTGATCGAGGAGATCCGGAACAACGCCGGCACGCAATTCGATCCCGACATCGTGCGCATCGCGCTGGAGCGGTGGACGGACATCGAACAATACTACAATGCTAATAGGACTTCCGTTCAAGCAGCCATATAA
- a CDS encoding DUF4870 domain-containing protein — translation MYSKDERMFGMLCHLIALIGFVIPLGSIIGPLVIWLIKRDTSSFIDSNGRESLNFQISVAIYGIASAILILVGIGIILSIAVGIFWLVMTIIASVKANDGVAYRYPLTIRFL, via the coding sequence ATGTATTCAAAAGACGAAAGAATGTTCGGCATGCTTTGCCACCTAATTGCTCTGATCGGATTTGTGATCCCGTTAGGATCGATCATCGGCCCGCTTGTAATTTGGTTAATCAAAAGGGACACCTCCTCCTTTATCGATAGCAATGGGAGGGAATCGCTCAACTTCCAAATCAGCGTTGCCATTTACGGGATCGCGTCAGCCATTCTCATTCTCGTAGGGATTGGCATTATTCTTTCGATCGCCGTAGGCATCTTCTGGCTCGTGATGACGATTATCGCTTCCGTTAAGGCGAATGATGGCGTTGCATACCGGTATCCGTTGACGATCCGCTTCCTGTAA
- a CDS encoding aminoglycoside phosphotransferase family protein, translating into MLPIKVDEIPNEIIDCLDSINDIKFPRQGHTSDVGIVESAKGRFILKRTKGKQYCSWLTNEVRILKYLNNTPLPIPNVYLFVEQTKENQSWALLQYFEGETLRQALPNEKNKNKKHEMIFEFGAVLAQIHSTPCPKDIMWDSDWLEEMLRRAEFNLKNDSVDGTPELLEELKTNKPAPVKNTLIHGDFTIDNVIFHDGKVTSVIDWSGGAFGDPRYDLSLAIRPKPNAIETKSEIDAFFEGYGKKILDEREYKYFENGLYAFF; encoded by the coding sequence ATGCTTCCAATCAAAGTTGACGAAATCCCCAACGAAATAATCGACTGCTTAGATTCAATTAATGACATTAAATTTCCAAGACAAGGTCATACATCTGATGTTGGAATAGTTGAAAGTGCGAAGGGGCGCTTTATTTTAAAACGTACAAAGGGCAAGCAGTATTGTTCTTGGTTAACCAATGAAGTACGCATCCTTAAATATCTAAACAATACACCGTTGCCAATACCCAATGTTTACTTATTTGTGGAGCAAACAAAAGAGAATCAATCATGGGCATTACTACAATATTTCGAAGGGGAAACCTTGAGGCAAGCATTACCTAATGAGAAGAATAAGAATAAAAAGCATGAAATGATATTCGAATTTGGTGCAGTCTTAGCACAAATTCATTCAACTCCATGCCCAAAAGATATAATGTGGGATTCTGATTGGTTGGAAGAAATGTTGCGGCGAGCAGAATTTAATCTTAAAAATGATTCGGTCGATGGAACGCCTGAATTACTGGAGGAATTAAAAACAAACAAACCCGCGCCAGTAAAAAATACCTTAATTCATGGTGATTTTACTATTGATAATGTCATTTTTCATGATGGAAAAGTAACTAGCGTTATTGATTGGAGCGGCGGCGCGTTTGGAGACCCAAGATATGATTTATCATTAGCGATTCGACCGAAGCCCAATGCTATTGAAACTAAATCGGAAATTGATGCTTTCTTTGAAGGATACGGAAAAAAGATATTAGATGAGCGAGAGTACAAATATTTTGAAAACGGACTGTACGCATTTTTCTAA